A part of Kwoniella dejecticola CBS 10117 chromosome 5, complete sequence genomic DNA contains:
- a CDS encoding glycerol-3-phosphate dehydrogenase (NAD(+)), whose protein sequence is MGKEKVAIIGSGNWGSAIAKLAGNNVKKHSDVFDDSRVPIWVFEEEYEGKKLTEIINTEHENKKYLPDVKLSENVVAIPDLVEAVKGATALVFVMPHQFLSKCLDQLEGKVEKGAKAITLIKGVGVDGPDIHVFADVIQDRLGISCSALSGANIANEVAIDRFSETTVGYRNEREGQLWQRLFQTPNFKVQLIDDVAGVSLCGALKNIVAVAAGFIDGLEYGNNSKAAIMRIGLLEMKHFCQEFFNDVKEESFLQESAGVADVITSCLGGRNRKCAEAFVKQKKPFDELERDMLNGQKLQGIHTAKDVHIFLKAREKLGAYPLFDKVYQISWEGLPVEKLTEGL, encoded by the exons ATGGGCAAAGAGAAAGTAGCTATTATCGGATCTGGTAATTG GGGCTCAGCAATCGCCAAGCTTGCTGGGAATAACGTCAAGAAGCATTCTGACGTATTCGATGATTCGAGAGTACCGATCTGGGtatttgaagaagag TATGAAGGCAAAAAACTCACCGAGATCATAAATACGGAACACGAGAATAAGAAGTACCTTCCAGATGTGAAGCTCTCGGAGAACGTAGTGGCCATCCCGGATCTTGTGGAAGCTGTCAAGGGCGCTACGGCTTTAGTATTTGTCATGCCTCATCAGT TCCTTAGCAAATGCTTGGATCAGCTGGAAGGAAAGGTAGAAAAAGGAGCAAAGGCGATCACCCTtatcaag GGAGTCGGAGTGGACGGCCCGGACATCCATGTTTTCGCAGATGTCATCCAAGATAGATTGGGTATCTCATGCTCGGCTTTGAGTGGTGCGAACATTGCGAACGAGGTGGCTATCGATCGATTCTCCGAGACCACCGTGGGATATAGGAACGAGCGAGAAGGTCAACTCTGGCAGAGACTCTTCC AAACCCCCAATTTCAAGGTACAACTCATCGACGAT GTTGCCGGAGTGTCGCTGTGTGGCGCTCTGAAGAACATCGTCGCCGTTGCTGCAGGCTTCATCGACGGACTGGAGTATGGGAACAACTcaaaag CCGCCATCATGAGGATCGGTTTGCTGGAGATGAAACACTTCTGCCAGGAGTTCTTCAATGATGTCAAGGAGGAGTCTTTCTTACAGGAAAGTGCGGGTGTGGCGGATGTGATAACCTCAT GTCTCGGTGGTAGAAACAGGAAATGCGCTGAGGCCTTtgtgaagcagaagaag CCtttcgatgagctggaaagAGATATGTTGAATGGACAGA AATTGCAAGGTATTCACACG GCCAAGGACGTGCATATCTTCCTTAAAGCCCGAGAGAAGCTTGGCGCATACCCCTTGTTCGACAAAGTCTACCAAATTTCGTGGGAGGGCTTACCGGTCGAGAAGCTGACCGAGGGTCTTTAG
- a CDS encoding histone chaperone ASF1 translates to MVNIRNIELVNNPAKFDDPYHFRIKFEAIAPLAEDLDWRLIYVGSAKSEEFDQELDNCSVGPIPAGINAFDFQAPAPAHHLLPSVESEEILGVTVIIITASYREKEFVRVGYYVNTYYEEEEWKENPPPSVQWEKLYRNVLIEKPKVTRFQNPWDSAPQASPYDSPSFGSGLNGNGAELPPSGGNPEMFSAPLPPPVQKVAGVVGEGGGQDVEMS, encoded by the exons ATG GTCAACATCCGTAATATTGAGTTGGTGAACAATCCCGCGAAATTCGATGATCCGTATCACTTCCGAATCAAGTTCGAGGCAATAGCACCACTAGCAGAAG ACCTCGATTGGCGATTGATATATGTCGGATCAGCAAAATCAGAAGAATTCGACCAAGAGCTAGACAATTGTTCGG TCGGACCGATACCAGCAGGGATAAATGCATTCGACTTCCAAGCACCCGCTCCAGCACATCATCTCTTACCGTCCGTCGAGTCCGAAGAGATATTAGGCGTAACAGTAATTATCATAACTGCATCATATAGGGAAAAAGAATTTGTCAGAGTGGGATATTACGTGAATACATATtacgaggaggaagaatggaaagaaaaCCCGCCACCTAGCGTACAGTGGGAGAAGCTGTATAGGAATGTTTTGATTGAGAAACCGAAAGTGACCAG ATTCCAAAATCCGTGGGACTCGGCACCACAGGCATCGCCGTACGACTCCCCCTCATTTGGTAGCGGTTTGAATGGTAACGGAGCGGAACTGCCTCCGTCAGGCGGTAATCCGGAAATGTTCTCTGCTCCATTACCGCCGCCTGTGCAGAAAGTAGCTGGAGTGGTGGGCGAAGGAGGGGGACAAGATGTCGAGATGTCGTAG
- a CDS encoding N2,N2-dimethylguanosine tRNA methyltransferase, with the protein MSTSTTPSSEIPYTVPLKDGIPKGHTTHTESTTTIFLPKEGAFLNPVQHYNRDMSVAVIRAWNELRKEEQETKFRNKLAKTGGVPKKKKGKSKEAAKEEGGGEKAAADPETLAENSLNEQPTAGPSTERKFRPPSINILEALAATGLRSIRYAKEIPNVKFVLANDLSPSACEAMRRNVEFNGVGEYSLPPRQPWVPKSAENGDTSKAENGDEPMKEEEQVKKAEEPKQLIGEDGLEIKDKVGRRPGCRGRVKINEGDACAFMYSHRSPIGPSSRVDVVDLDPYGTAAPFIDAAIGSISDGGLLAITCTDLAVLAGQQYPEKCYSNYGGTNVHAEYTHEAALRLVLHSLATCAARYGRYITPLLSFSIDFYVRLFVRINTGPEQVKRVASKSGVVFTCNFCESSVTQPFGRIVERETSKGVVRETFKTHAGPTPKNGSNCEECGGTMHLGGPLWLGPIQDPTFAKRVITEISAQEKEYKTFPRMLGMLSLAAQELPDPFFFTANRIAKSVHLPSLPLNKILSALLNAGYKVSRSHAQAGAIKTNAPRSFIYDILREEAKTNPIRIDKIAEGSPARVLIAKAMTHTIDFTPHPDASLERTGKETFYQINPLPNWGPAPRAKSIQVNVTGPVKDNKRKVEEALENAMDSKKVKVDGTESEAIRGSVEGIEIDSKDEVLQGENQGGQEEEEMMNL; encoded by the exons atgtcgacatcaacaacgccgTCCTCGGAAATCCCATATACCGTACCTCTGAAAGATGGGATTCCTAAAGGACATACGACACATACcgaatcaacaacaaccatTTTCCTGCCGAAAGAAGGAGCTTTCTTGAACCCTGTTCAACACTACAATCGAGATATGAGTGTCGCTGTTATCCGAGCATGGAACGagctgagaaaggaggaacaggaaACTAAGTTTAGGAATAAATTGGCAAAGACTGGAGGTGTAcctaagaagaagaaggggaagagtAAAGAGgctgcgaaagaagaagggggaggagagaagg CTGCCGCAGATCCAGAGACTTTGGCCGAGAACTCGTTGAACGAACAGCCAACAGCGGGTCCTTCAACAGAG CGCAAATTCAGGCCGCCGTCTATCAACATCCTTGAAGCTCTGGCTGCTACCGGTCTGCGATCGATCAGATATGCCAAGGAGATACCCAACGTCAA GTTTGTGCTAGCCAACGACCTTTCGCCCTCCGCTTGTGAAGCTATGCGACGTAATGTGGAGTTCAATGGAGTCGGAGAGTATTCCCTTCCGCCAAGACAGCCTTGGGTGCCCAAATCAGCGGAGAATGGTGATACTTCGAAGGCTGAGAATGGAGATGAGCCtatgaaagaggaagaacaagtgAAAAAAGCGGAAGAGCCTAAACAGCTGATAGGGGAGGATGGTCTAGAGATCAAAGATAAAGTTGGGAGGAGGCCCGGATGTCGGGGTCgagtcaagatcaatgagGGAGATGCTTG CGCTTTTATGTATTCGCATAGATCTCCCATTGGACCATCTTCTCGAGTGGACGTGGTGGACCTGGATCCGTACGGTACAGCAGCGCCTTTCATAGATGCTGCCATAGGTAGCATTTCGGACGGGG GGTTGTTGGCTATAACTTGCACGGACTTAGCTGTTCTTGCAGGACAACAGTACCCCGAGAAATG TTATTCGAATTACGGAGGAACCAACGTCCATGCTGAATACACCCACGAAGCTGCATTACGATTAGTGCTGCATTCACTAGCGACGTGCGCAGCGAGATACGGAAGGTATATCACACCATTATTATCGTTCTCCATCGATTTCTACGTGAGGCTTTTCGTTAGGATCAACACAGGTCCAGAGCAGGTCAAGAGGGTAGCTAG TAAGAGCGGGGTGGTGTTCACGTGTAATTTCTGCGAATCGTCGGTCACCCAGCCATTTGGAAGGATAGTGGAAAGGGAAACCTCGAAAGGAGTGGTCAGAGAGACTTTCAAGACTCATGCTGGACCTACACCCAAGAATGGAAGTAATTGCGAAGAATGCGGCGGGACGATGCAT CTTGGTGGACCTCTGTGGCTCGGACCAATCCAAGATCCGACTTTCGCCAAGCGAGTCATCACCGAGATTTCCGCTCAGGAGAAAGAATACAAGACATTCCCTAGGATGTTAGGGATGCTTTCGCTTGCTGCTCAG GAATTACCcgaccccttcttcttcactgctAACAGGATAGCCAAGAGTGTCCACTTACCATCTTTACCGTTGAACAAAATCCTCTCGGCCCTGTTGAATGCGGGATACAAAGTCTCCCGGTCTCACGCTCAAGCGGGAGCCATCAAGACGAATGCTCCACGATCATTCATCTATGATATCCTGCGAGAGGAAGCAAAGACCAATCCGATTCGGATCGATAAGATCGCGGAAGGTAGTCCGGCGCGAGTCTTGATCGCTAAAGCCATGAC GCATACTATCGATTTCACACCTCATCCAGATGCGTCCCTCGAAAGAACAGGCAAAGAGACGTTCTACCAGATCAATCCTCTGCCGAATTGGGGTCCCGCGCCGAGGGCTAAGTCTATTCAGGTGAATGTGACTGGGCCTGTGAAAGACAATAAGAGgaaggttgaagaagcgCTGGAAAATGCCATGGACAGtaagaaagtcaaagtcgacgGGACTGAGAGCGAGGCGATAAGGGGGAGTGTTGAGGGTATCGAGATTGACAGTAAGGATGAGGTGCTCCAGGGAGAGAATCAAGgtggacaagaagaagaggagatgatgaatcTGTAA